In a genomic window of Agrobacterium tumefaciens:
- a CDS encoding CaiB/BaiF CoA transferase family protein, with amino-acid sequence MNNSLLNGLRILDFTSVVVGPTCTWRLAQYGAEVIKVESPEGDLMRGLGGMSPTGKHSGTYLHLNRGKRNIGLNLKKPGADKIIKKLIEWSDVVVANMRPQALQRLGLDAASIRDTYPNKIHCLITGYGTDGPYSGRPTYDSVIQGASGIAGLFQARDGSPSYVPLVVCDHIVGEIAAGAILAAVLKRNAGNGGSSIEIPMFETMAAFVLQEHLAQATFDPPVGPVGDRRLLNPNNHPLKTADGWISVTINTDPQVKAFLKAVGRDQLLDDERFATVSARALNVDAWFEVRGAALSDKTTAQWLQIFQDADIAAMPCHTTETLVADPHIQAVGLLSQEVHPKEGSTTVIRSTIRCDDEYPSTGIFAQPLGWNTQDILGELGFSIAEARDFEETGAAVSAS; translated from the coding sequence GTGAATAATTCCCTTTTGAACGGTCTGCGCATACTCGATTTCACGAGCGTTGTTGTTGGTCCAACATGCACCTGGCGTCTTGCGCAGTATGGAGCCGAGGTTATCAAGGTCGAGTCGCCCGAAGGCGATCTAATGCGCGGGTTGGGAGGCATGTCGCCCACCGGGAAGCATTCGGGAACTTACCTTCATCTCAACCGAGGTAAGCGTAACATCGGCCTTAATCTTAAAAAGCCAGGCGCAGATAAGATTATAAAGAAGCTCATTGAGTGGTCCGACGTGGTCGTTGCCAACATGCGCCCACAGGCGCTTCAACGGCTGGGCCTAGACGCGGCTTCAATAAGAGATACCTATCCAAATAAGATACATTGCCTCATCACAGGCTATGGAACGGATGGCCCCTACTCTGGCAGGCCAACATACGACAGCGTTATCCAAGGCGCATCCGGGATTGCTGGACTTTTCCAGGCACGCGACGGTAGTCCATCCTATGTGCCATTGGTTGTTTGCGACCATATTGTTGGCGAGATCGCTGCCGGTGCAATTCTCGCTGCGGTCCTCAAGCGAAACGCTGGAAACGGTGGATCTTCCATTGAGATACCTATGTTCGAAACAATGGCGGCATTTGTTCTCCAGGAGCACTTGGCTCAGGCGACGTTTGATCCTCCAGTGGGACCAGTTGGAGATCGTCGCCTTCTGAACCCGAACAACCATCCGCTTAAAACTGCAGACGGATGGATATCGGTGACCATCAATACCGACCCGCAGGTCAAGGCTTTCCTGAAAGCTGTAGGCCGCGATCAGCTTCTTGATGATGAAAGATTCGCAACCGTCTCAGCTCGCGCGTTGAACGTCGATGCGTGGTTTGAAGTCCGCGGAGCTGCACTCTCCGATAAAACGACAGCTCAATGGCTACAGATCTTCCAGGATGCCGACATTGCGGCCATGCCTTGCCACACGACAGAGACACTCGTGGCTGATCCACACATCCAGGCAGTCGGACTTCTCTCGCAAGAGGTTCACCCCAAGGAAGGCAGTACCACAGTGATTCGTTCGACAATTCGTTGCGACGACGAATATCCGTCGACTGGGATCTTCGCCCAACCTCTTGGGTGGAACACTCAGGACATTCTCGGAGAACTTGGCTTCAGCATCGCTGAGGCAAGGGATTTCGAGGAAACAGGAGCCGCTGTTAGCGCTTCATAA
- a CDS encoding SDR family NAD(P)-dependent oxidoreductase, with protein MGNRLENKVAVITGGGGGIGSAAGKIFCAEGAKVALVDISAEAAEKAAEDIRTQVPGAEIIGIGADLGVETEAERSVALVTEKLGPTTVLVNNVGIRRYEAVADAPWELWDEIVRVNLLSFVSMSRAVIPHMREAKNGSIVNVSSTYAMYGRKGMGAYDATKAGVLALTRTLAFEEAEHNIRVNSICPGFTRTIFHLKRMGEKAVDDLVPPCALKRWAEPAELANPMLWLASEEASYVTSATFMIDGGLPA; from the coding sequence ATGGGCAATCGATTAGAGAACAAGGTAGCTGTCATCACCGGCGGTGGCGGCGGCATAGGCTCTGCTGCTGGAAAGATTTTTTGTGCGGAAGGCGCAAAAGTAGCGCTCGTCGATATCAGTGCTGAAGCAGCCGAGAAGGCAGCTGAAGATATTCGCACTCAAGTTCCCGGCGCAGAGATTATCGGAATTGGGGCAGACCTCGGCGTCGAGACAGAGGCCGAAAGATCCGTCGCGCTGGTCACGGAAAAACTCGGGCCCACAACCGTGCTCGTGAACAATGTTGGAATCAGACGCTACGAAGCCGTAGCGGACGCACCCTGGGAGCTTTGGGACGAGATCGTTCGCGTCAATCTTCTCAGCTTTGTGTCGATGTCCCGTGCAGTCATTCCACATATGCGCGAAGCCAAAAACGGCAGCATTGTCAACGTATCGTCTACTTATGCCATGTACGGCCGCAAAGGTATGGGGGCGTATGATGCCACAAAGGCTGGTGTCCTTGCTTTGACGCGAACACTCGCGTTCGAAGAAGCCGAACACAACATCCGCGTGAACTCAATTTGCCCCGGATTTACTCGGACCATTTTCCATCTCAAAAGGATGGGAGAGAAAGCAGTTGATGATCTCGTGCCACCTTGCGCACTCAAGAGATGGGCGGAACCGGCAGAGCTTGCAAATCCGATGCTGTGGCTGGCTTCTGAGGAGGCCTCATATGTCACTTCGGCAACGTTCATGATCGACGGCGGTTTGCCAGCCTAA
- a CDS encoding SDR family NAD(P)-dependent oxidoreductase, which produces MLMRDKVCAITGAASPHGIGRATAQLVAQNGGKLVILDVSDSIHKACADLQKEFPNSEIVAVQTDISSRSDCKLAIEVVLERFGRVDALIHCAGVMRAAKFEEISEQDLTDVLSVNLAGTFNIVGAFSPSMIAQGSGSIVNVSSVAAQRGGGLFGGSHYAASKGGVLSFTRTLAREFGASGVRVNAVCPSLIETDFVASAITPERLRELSTAIPLGRPGRPSEVAGACMFLASDLSTYITGATIDVNGGIHIH; this is translated from the coding sequence ATGTTGATGAGAGACAAGGTTTGCGCGATCACAGGCGCAGCATCTCCTCATGGAATTGGGCGCGCGACTGCTCAACTGGTTGCACAAAATGGAGGAAAGCTGGTCATCCTAGATGTCAGCGACAGCATTCATAAAGCTTGTGCTGATCTCCAGAAGGAATTCCCGAATTCCGAAATCGTTGCTGTACAGACGGACATCTCGTCCCGAAGCGACTGTAAGCTTGCAATTGAAGTTGTTCTTGAGAGATTTGGGCGAGTCGACGCACTCATTCACTGTGCTGGCGTCATGCGCGCCGCAAAATTCGAAGAGATATCCGAACAGGATTTGACAGATGTGCTGTCGGTGAACTTGGCAGGGACATTTAATATCGTCGGTGCGTTTTCACCGTCGATGATCGCTCAGGGTAGCGGTTCTATTGTCAATGTATCATCGGTCGCGGCACAGCGGGGAGGCGGGCTTTTCGGGGGATCACATTACGCGGCCTCTAAAGGCGGTGTCTTGAGCTTCACTCGGACGCTTGCAAGGGAGTTTGGTGCGTCTGGTGTACGCGTCAACGCAGTTTGCCCCTCCCTAATCGAGACTGACTTCGTCGCGTCAGCCATCACACCTGAACGACTTCGCGAGCTTTCAACGGCAATTCCATTGGGACGTCCTGGGCGTCCTTCCGAAGTGGCGGGAGCATGCATGTTCCTTGCCTCTGATTTGTCGACGTACATCACCGGGGCAACCATCGATGTGAACGGTGGCATTCACATCCACTGA